A genomic segment from Phalacrocorax aristotelis chromosome 16, bGulAri2.1, whole genome shotgun sequence encodes:
- the PYCR1 gene encoding pyrroline-5-carboxylate reductase 1, mitochondrial yields MSVGFIGAGQLAFALARGFTAAGVLAAHKITASSPDTDLPTVSGLRKMGVNFTVSNKDTVKSSDVLFLAVKPPIIPFILEEVGPDIEARHIVVSCAAGVTISSIEKKLSTFCPTPKVIRCMTNTPVIVREGATVYATGTHADVEDGKLLEQLMASVGFCTEVEEDLIDAVTGLSGSGPAYAFTALDALADGGVKMGLPRRLAVRLGAQALLGAAKMLLESEQHPGQLKDNVCSPGGATIHALHFLESGGFRSLLINAVEASCIRTRELQHLADQEKISPAAIKKTLLDKVKLESPSLSVASASKVSLFSNKSPSSKKN; encoded by the exons ATGAGCGTGGGCTTCATCGGGGCCGGGCAGCTTGCCTTTGCCCTGGCCAGGGGCTTCACGGCGGCAG GGGTTCTGGCCGCGCACAAGATCACGGCGAGTTCCCCGGACACCGACCTGCCCACCGTGAGCGGGCTGCGG AAAATGGGCGTGAACTTCACGGTTAGCAACAAGGACACGGTGAAGAGCAGCGATGTCCTCTTCCTGGCCGTGAAGCCCCCCATCATTCCCTTCATCCTGGAAGAGGTGGGCCCTGATATCGAGGCCCGCCACATCGTGGTCTCCTGCGCGGCCGGTGTCACCATCAGCTCCATCGAGAAG AAACTCTCTACCTTCTGCCCCACACCAAAAGTGATCAGGTGCATGACGAACACCCCTGTGATTGTCCGGGAAGGTGCTACAGTCTATGCCACTGGGACTCATGCAGATGTGGAGGACGGGAAGCTCTTGGAACAACTGATGGCCAGCGTAGGCTTCTGCACCGAGGTGGAAGAGGACCTGATAGATGCTGTAACGGGGCTCAGTGGCAGTGGCCCTGCGTAT GCGTTCACTGCTCTGGATGCGCTGGCAGATGGGGGAGTGAAAATGGGGCTTCCCCGCAGGCTGGCTGTTCGACTTGGAGCACAGGCTTTGCTG GGTGCTGCCAAAATGCTCTTAGAATCTGAGCAGCATCCTGGTCAGCTGAAGGACAATGTCTGCTCGCCTGGGGGAGCCACCATCCATGCCTTGCACTTCCTGGAGAGCGGTGGCTTTCGCTCCCTCCTAATCAATGCTGTGGAGGCTTCCTGCATCCGGACAAG ggagctgcagcatcTGGCAGACCAAGAGAAGATCTCCCCAGCTGCCATAAAGAAGACTTTGCTGGATAAAGTAAAgctggagtctccttctctgtcCGTGGCATCTGCCAGCAAAGTCAGCCTGTTCTCCAATAAGAGCCCCAGCAGCAAGAAGAACTGA